The Chryseobacterium nakagawai genome has a segment encoding these proteins:
- a CDS encoding class I SAM-dependent methyltransferase, translated as MRLVTLEDTRDIFIKFHQRGLPFLFSKLKIDSYQRTKSAFNEKEIETSNFWCIPEVRLRWNQLVTGDPNTTYEEYLSRNYFRDSAEVKVLALGSGVCSHELLLAELNPHWQIDCFDFSDKLLSTANDIAKDKNLHNISFYAENIMTYDFEPGKYDMVFFHASLHHFEHIFQFLKDVVIKSLKPTGHLVINEFVGKSRLQYSKEQIHYINKALEIIPKQYRKIYKTNLYKNHYYGSGVLRMIIADPSECVDSESIIPAIHKYFDIVDEKAVGNNLLQSVFKDIAHHFVGNEMPDSEKQKILQEIFQLEDEFLKSNLSDFVFGVYQLKENNID; from the coding sequence ATGCGCCTTGTAACATTAGAAGATACCAGAGATATTTTTATTAAATTTCATCAAAGAGGATTACCCTTTCTTTTTTCCAAACTAAAAATAGATTCTTATCAAAGAACGAAAAGTGCTTTTAATGAAAAAGAAATTGAAACATCTAATTTTTGGTGCATTCCTGAAGTTCGGTTAAGATGGAATCAGTTGGTTACGGGTGATCCCAATACTACATATGAAGAATATCTCAGCAGAAATTATTTTAGAGATTCTGCAGAAGTAAAAGTTCTGGCATTGGGTTCTGGAGTTTGTAGTCATGAGCTCCTTCTAGCAGAGCTTAATCCTCACTGGCAAATAGACTGTTTTGACTTCTCAGATAAACTTCTGTCTACTGCTAATGATATTGCAAAAGACAAAAACCTTCATAATATTTCTTTCTATGCAGAAAACATCATGACCTATGATTTCGAACCTGGAAAGTATGATATGGTATTTTTTCACGCTTCTTTGCATCATTTTGAACATATTTTTCAATTTTTAAAAGACGTAGTCATAAAAAGTTTAAAACCTACAGGTCATTTAGTTATTAATGAATTTGTTGGAAAAAGCAGACTTCAATATTCAAAAGAACAAATTCATTATATCAATAAGGCATTAGAGATCATTCCTAAACAATATAGAAAGATATATAAGACCAATCTTTACAAAAACCATTATTATGGAAGTGGAGTCTTAAGGATGATCATAGCAGATCCTTCCGAATGTGTAGATTCTGAAAGTATCATTCCTGCTATTCATAAATATTTTGACATTGTTGATGAAAAAGCAGTAGGAAATAATCTACTTCAAAGTGTATTTAAAGACATTGCTCATCATTTTGTAGGAAATGAGATGCCAGACTCAGAAAAACAAAAAATACTACAGGAAATTTTCCAATTAGAGGATGAGTTCCTGAAATCAAATCTAAGTGATTTTGTATTCGGAGTATACCAATTAAAAGAAAATAATATTGATTAG